The following nucleotide sequence is from Nesterenkonia xinjiangensis.
GTGGAGTTCAAGTACGGCAAGTTCGACGACACGCTCGACGTGGTCGGTCTGCACCTCGTCGCCGGCCTCTGGGGCACTCTGGCCATCGGGCTGTTCGGGAGCGAGGAGCTCATCGGGGACGGCCGAGGCAGCCTCTTCCTCAACGGTGACTTCTCCCTGCTCTGGGCGCAGATCGTCGCCTGCCTGGTGACGCTGGTGTTCGCCTTCGTGGCCACATATGTCATCGCGATGGCCATCCACAAGACCATGGGCTTCCGCGTCGAGCCCGAGGTGGAGCGGGGCGGCATCGACACCGTCGCCCACCGCACCGATGCCTACTCCAGCGACGCCGTCCCCTCGGCGGCCGAGAGACACAACGTCTCGAGCTGACACCGGCACTCGCCGTGACAGGCAGCGGGCCGGAGGCATGCGCATCATGCGCATGCCTCCGGCCCGCTCGTCTGCCTCCCCGGGCTCACCCGCTGCGCTGGAGGGTCTCCGGCGCTCGTGTCCAGGCGATGGCACCGATCATCAGGATGACGCCGGTCAGCCCAAAGGCCCATGCATATCCGAGACGGTCGACGATCAGCCCGGCCACCAGCGGGCCGACGATAGCCCCGAGGTCCTGAGTCATCTGGAACGTGGCGACTACCGGCCCCCCGTTGCGCCCCTCCCCGACGACATCTGCGATCGCCGCCTGCTGGGCAGGATTGACCAGGCCGGTCCCCGCGCCGGAGACGAGGCTCAGGAGGATCAGCACCCAGGGTTCGGGGGCGAGGCCCAGCGCCCCGGTGGAGATCGCGGTGATGACCAGGCCCAGGATGATCGGGCCCCGGCGCCCGTACCGGTCCGTCCGACGGGAGAAGAGCAGCACCGCGGCGACGTTGCCCGCTGCGAAGGTCGCCAGCACCACGCCGGCCAGCTGTGAGGAATCGATGATGAACCCGGAACCGACGAAGGCGGTGGCGGCGAAGAGCGGAACCATCGAGTTGCGCAGTCCGAAGGTGGCCCAGCCGTTGGCGAACCCGGCGGTCAGCGCCGCCCGGTAGCCGCGCACCGCCCAGGCCTCCTGCAGAGTCGCCCGCTGCCGCTCGTCCCGGCGTCCGCGATCCTCTAGGCGGGAACCGCGCAGCATCACGAAGACGATCATCGCCGCGACGACCAGTGCGCCCCCGTAGACCAGGAACGGCACGTGCGGTCCGAAGACCAGCAGCGCTGAGCCCACCAGGGGCCCGGCCACATTGCCGATGAGGAAGGCCGAGGCGTACGCCCCGGAGATCTTTCCGCGGATGCTCGGCGGAGACTTCCGTGCCAGGAAGGTCATCGCCGAGACGGTGAAGAACGTGGAGCCGATGCCCCCGACCGCCCGGAAGGCCAGAAGCAGCTCGTAGCTCGGTGCGTAGGCCGTGGCGATCATCGATGCCGCGACGATCAGCAGCCCCACCACATAGACCGGGGTCTCCCCCAGCATCTGGGTGAGCTTGCCCGAGGCGGGCGCGAAGACCAGCCGGAAGAGCCCGAAGGCGGAGACCACCGCCGAGACGGCCAGTGCCGAGACTCCGAAGTCAGCCGCGTACTGCGGAAGGATCGGTGCCACGATGCCGAACCCGATCGCCACGACGAAGGCGGCGAGAATGAGCACGCGCAGTTCGTTGGGGATCGGGGTCCGGGTGCGGTCCGCGGTGCGTGCCGCATCGTCGACAGCCATCCTTC
It contains:
- a CDS encoding MFS transporter; translation: MAVDDAARTADRTRTPIPNELRVLILAAFVVAIGFGIVAPILPQYAADFGVSALAVSAVVSAFGLFRLVFAPASGKLTQMLGETPVYVVGLLIVAASMIATAYAPSYELLLAFRAVGGIGSTFFTVSAMTFLARKSPPSIRGKISGAYASAFLIGNVAGPLVGSALLVFGPHVPFLVYGGALVVAAMIVFVMLRGSRLEDRGRRDERQRATLQEAWAVRGYRAALTAGFANGWATFGLRNSMVPLFAATAFVGSGFIIDSSQLAGVVLATFAAGNVAAVLLFSRRTDRYGRRGPIILGLVITAISTGALGLAPEPWVLILLSLVSGAGTGLVNPAQQAAIADVVGEGRNGGPVVATFQMTQDLGAIVGPLVAGLIVDRLGYAWAFGLTGVILMIGAIAWTRAPETLQRSG